The following are encoded together in the Mammaliicoccus vitulinus genome:
- a CDS encoding dihydrolipoamide acetyltransferase family protein yields the protein MSFEFKLPDIGEGIHEGEIVKWFVKAGDEIQEDDVLCEVQNDKSVVEIPSPVSGKVEEVMVEEGTVSVVGDTIVKIDAPDAEGIQFKGHDDDEEEAPAEEAKEESKEEATAETQSEDVDDSKRVIAMPSVRKFARDNDVNIKAVSGSGKNGRVLKEDVEAYLNGGSKSEQPAAEEAQSSSEDTQSVQTPQVPEGEYPETREKIPAMRKAIAKAMVNSKQTAPHVTLMDEIDVQELWDHRKKFKEVAAEQGTKLTFLPYVVKALVSALKKYPALNTEFDEENGEIVHKHYYNIGIAADTDRGLLVPVVKNADHKSMFEISDEINELAVKARDGKLQANEMKAATCTISNIGSAGGQWFTPVINHPEVAILGIGRIAQKPIVKDGEIIAAPVLSLSLSFDHRQIDGATGQNAMNHIKRLLNNPELLLMEG from the coding sequence GTGTCATTCGAATTTAAATTACCAGATATCGGAGAAGGTATCCACGAAGGTGAAATTGTAAAATGGTTTGTTAAAGCAGGAGACGAAATTCAAGAAGACGATGTATTATGTGAAGTTCAAAATGATAAATCAGTCGTTGAAATTCCATCACCTGTTTCAGGTAAAGTAGAAGAAGTTATGGTTGAAGAAGGAACTGTTTCTGTTGTTGGTGATACAATTGTTAAAATTGATGCACCAGATGCAGAAGGTATACAATTCAAAGGCCATGATGACGATGAAGAAGAAGCACCAGCAGAAGAAGCGAAAGAAGAATCTAAAGAAGAAGCAACTGCTGAAACTCAATCAGAAGATGTTGATGATTCTAAACGCGTAATCGCTATGCCTTCAGTTCGTAAATTTGCTCGTGATAACGATGTAAATATTAAAGCTGTTTCAGGTTCAGGTAAAAATGGACGTGTCTTGAAAGAAGACGTTGAAGCTTACTTAAACGGCGGTTCTAAATCAGAACAACCAGCTGCAGAAGAAGCTCAATCTTCAAGTGAAGATACTCAATCTGTACAAACTCCACAAGTACCAGAAGGAGAATATCCTGAAACTCGTGAGAAAATCCCAGCGATGCGTAAAGCAATTGCTAAAGCAATGGTTAACTCTAAACAAACTGCTCCTCACGTAACATTAATGGATGAAATTGATGTTCAAGAATTATGGGATCACCGTAAAAAATTCAAAGAAGTTGCTGCTGAGCAAGGTACTAAATTAACATTCTTACCATACGTTGTTAAAGCATTAGTATCAGCACTTAAGAAATATCCAGCATTAAATACTGAATTTGATGAAGAAAATGGTGAAATTGTTCATAAACATTACTATAATATAGGTATAGCTGCAGATACTGATCGTGGTTTATTAGTACCAGTAGTTAAAAATGCTGATCATAAATCAATGTTCGAAATTTCAGATGAAATTAACGAATTAGCTGTTAAAGCACGTGACGGTAAATTACAAGCTAACGAAATGAAAGCCGCAACTTGTACGATTAGTAATATTGGTTCAGCAGGTGGACAATGGTTCACTCCAGTAATCAACCATCCTGAAGTTGCAATTTTAGGTATTGGTCGTATTGCTCAAAAACCTATCGTTAAAGATGGAGAAATTATAGCAGCACCTGTGTTATCATTATCATTAAGTTTCGACCATAGACAAATTGATGGTGCTACTGGACAAAATGCTATGAACCATATTAAGAGATTATTAAATAATCCAGAATTATTATTAATGGAGGGGTAA
- a CDS encoding alpha-ketoacid dehydrogenase subunit beta — translation MAQMTMIQAINNALQNELKRDEDVLLFGEDVGVNGGVFRATEGLQKEFGEDRVFDTPLAESGIGGLALGLTLEGYRPVMEIQFFGFVFEVMDSIAGQIARHRFRSGNSKTAPVTIRAPFGGGVHTPELHADNLEGLMAQSPGLKVVIPSNPYDAKGLLISAIRSNDPVVYLEHMKLYRSFREEVPEEEYEVEIGKAKVKREGTDLTIITYGAMVQESLKAAEDLEKDGYSVEVIDLITVQPLDVETIVKSVEKTNRVIVVQEAQKQAGVGATVVAEISERAVLSLEAPIARVAAADTIYPFTQAEGVWLPNKKDIVAQAKQTLEF, via the coding sequence ATGGCACAAATGACAATGATTCAAGCGATTAACAATGCGCTTCAAAACGAATTGAAAAGAGACGAAGACGTTCTATTATTCGGTGAAGACGTTGGTGTAAACGGCGGTGTATTCCGTGCAACAGAAGGTTTACAAAAAGAATTCGGTGAAGATCGTGTATTTGATACACCTCTAGCTGAATCAGGTATTGGTGGTCTAGCTTTAGGTTTAACGCTTGAAGGTTACCGTCCTGTCATGGAAATCCAATTCTTTGGTTTCGTATTTGAAGTTATGGACTCAATTGCTGGTCAAATAGCTCGTCATCGTTTCCGTTCAGGTAACTCAAAAACAGCTCCAGTAACAATCCGTGCTCCATTCGGTGGTGGTGTTCATACACCAGAATTACATGCTGATAACTTAGAAGGTTTAATGGCGCAATCTCCAGGTTTGAAAGTTGTTATTCCTTCAAATCCATATGATGCTAAAGGATTATTAATTTCTGCAATCCGCAGTAATGATCCAGTTGTATATTTAGAGCATATGAAATTATACCGTTCATTCCGTGAAGAAGTACCTGAAGAGGAATATGAAGTGGAAATCGGTAAAGCTAAAGTTAAACGTGAAGGTACTGACTTAACAATCATCACTTATGGTGCAATGGTTCAAGAATCATTAAAAGCAGCAGAAGACTTAGAAAAAGATGGTTATTCAGTTGAAGTAATTGACTTAATCACTGTTCAACCTTTAGATGTTGAAACAATTGTGAAATCAGTTGAAAAAACAAACCGCGTAATTGTAGTTCAAGAAGCTCAAAAACAAGCTGGCGTTGGTGCAACTGTTGTAGCAGAAATCTCTGAAAGAGCTGTTCTTTCATTAGAAGCTCCTATTGCACGTGTAGCTGCTGCTGACACTATTTATCCATTCACACAAGCTGAAGGTGTATGGTTACCAAACAAAAAAGATATCGTAGCGCAAGCTAAACAAACATTAGAATTTTAA
- the pdhA gene encoding pyruvate dehydrogenase (acetyl-transferring) E1 component subunit alpha has product MAPRKKAQFDAVATLNEIESNFEMVQVLDEEGNVVNNDLLPDLSDEELVELMERMVWTRVLDQRSISLNRQGRLGFYAPTAGQEASQLASHYALEKEDYVLPGYRDVPQLIWHGLPLTKAFLFSRGHFIGNQFPEGVNALSPQIIIGAQFIQTAGVALGLKKRGKKNVAITYTGDGGSSQGDFYEGINFASAYKAPAIFVIQNNNYAISTPRDKQTAAKTLAQKSVAVGIPGVLVDGMDALAVYAVTKQARDRAVNGDGPSLIETLTYRYGPHTMAGDDPTRYRTSDEDSDWEKKDPLVRFRKYLEAKNLWSEEKENEVMEKAKEEIKTAIKEADGTPKQKVTDLMENMYEEMPHNLAEQYEIYKEKESK; this is encoded by the coding sequence ATGGCTCCGAGAAAAAAAGCCCAATTCGATGCAGTAGCGACTTTAAATGAAATAGAGTCTAATTTTGAAATGGTTCAAGTGTTAGATGAAGAAGGAAACGTCGTAAATAATGACTTATTACCAGACTTATCAGATGAAGAACTTGTTGAATTAATGGAAAGAATGGTTTGGACTCGTGTTCTAGATCAACGTTCTATCTCATTAAATAGACAAGGTCGTTTAGGTTTCTATGCTCCAACAGCAGGTCAAGAAGCTTCACAATTAGCTTCACATTATGCTTTAGAAAAAGAAGATTACGTACTTCCAGGTTATCGTGATGTACCTCAATTAATTTGGCATGGTTTACCATTAACTAAAGCGTTCTTATTCTCACGTGGACACTTTATTGGTAACCAATTCCCAGAAGGTGTTAATGCTTTAAGTCCACAAATTATTATCGGTGCACAGTTTATTCAAACTGCTGGTGTAGCACTAGGTCTTAAAAAACGTGGTAAGAAAAATGTAGCAATCACTTACACTGGTGATGGTGGTTCTTCACAAGGTGACTTCTATGAAGGTATTAACTTTGCGTCTGCTTACAAAGCACCTGCAATTTTCGTAATTCAAAACAACAACTATGCGATTTCAACACCACGTGACAAACAAACTGCAGCTAAAACATTAGCTCAAAAATCAGTAGCAGTTGGTATTCCAGGTGTATTAGTTGATGGTATGGATGCATTAGCTGTATATGCAGTGACTAAACAAGCTCGTGACCGTGCTGTAAATGGTGACGGCCCATCTCTAATTGAAACTTTAACTTATCGTTACGGTCCACATACAATGGCTGGTGACGACCCAACTCGTTATAGAACATCTGATGAAGATTCAGATTGGGAAAAGAAAGATCCATTAGTTCGTTTCAGAAAATATCTTGAAGCTAAAAACTTATGGTCTGAAGAAAAAGAAAATGAAGTTATGGAAAAAGCAAAAGAAGAAATTAAAACAGCTATCAAAGAGGCAGACGGTACACCTAAACAAAAAGTTACAGACTTAATGGAAAATATGTATGAAGAAATGCCTCATAATTTAGCTGAACAATATGAAATTTACAAAGAGAAGGAGTCGAAATAA
- a CDS encoding YkyA family protein, whose amino-acid sequence MIGKKFLTLTLATTVILSACGQSKESLEAFYKKVEKANQEEKVIVDLNEKMAKAEKEKVKKIEELNKAKDGEFKSKAEEITNDIKNREKIINDEKEAMDKSKKIYESSKNDYKAIEDEEQSKEAADLKKALDEKYKVHDKVIKGYKEVLNTEEKLFSYLSDDNATQEGANDRSKKLAEVNKKTEKVVTEYQNNLKKVQQEKKDVSAILNE is encoded by the coding sequence ATGATTGGCAAGAAATTTTTAACATTAACACTAGCAACCACAGTCATTTTATCAGCATGTGGTCAATCTAAAGAATCACTTGAGGCTTTTTATAAAAAGGTAGAAAAAGCTAACCAAGAAGAAAAAGTAATTGTTGATTTAAACGAAAAAATGGCGAAAGCTGAAAAAGAAAAGGTTAAGAAAATTGAAGAACTCAATAAAGCTAAAGATGGAGAATTTAAATCTAAAGCTGAAGAGATTACAAATGATATTAAAAATAGAGAAAAAATCATAAATGATGAAAAAGAAGCAATGGATAAATCTAAAAAAATATACGAATCTTCTAAAAATGATTACAAAGCAATAGAAGATGAAGAACAATCAAAAGAAGCTGCTGATTTAAAGAAAGCTTTGGATGAGAAATATAAAGTACATGATAAAGTAATCAAAGGTTATAAAGAGGTGCTGAATACAGAAGAAAAATTATTTAGCTATCTATCTGATGACAATGCAACGCAAGAAGGCGCGAACGATCGCTCTAAAAAATTAGCAGAAGTAAACAAAAAGACCGAAAAAGTAGTAACGGAATATCAAAACAATCTTAAAAAAGTACAACAAGAAAAGAAAGATGTTTCAGCTATTTTAAACGAATAA
- the def gene encoding peptide deformylase has product MITMENIIRDGHETLRKKAAEVDLPISNEEKETLNDMLEFLKNSQDEVLAKKYGLRSGVGLAAPQINVSKQMLAVYIQDDGKGNSIELQLINPKIVSHSVQKAYLNGGEGCLSVDESKPGLVHRNFKVTIQAYDINGDLFKKRFKGYPAIVLQHEIDHLNGVMFYDYINQEDPFKPLEDAVEIN; this is encoded by the coding sequence ATGATAACAATGGAAAATATTATTCGTGACGGCCACGAAACACTTAGAAAAAAAGCCGCTGAAGTAGATTTACCAATTTCAAATGAAGAGAAAGAAACGTTAAATGATATGCTAGAATTCCTAAAAAATTCTCAAGATGAAGTATTAGCTAAAAAATATGGATTACGTTCAGGTGTTGGTCTTGCTGCGCCACAAATAAACGTTTCTAAACAAATGTTAGCAGTTTATATTCAAGATGATGGCAAAGGAAATTCAATAGAACTACAACTGATCAACCCTAAAATTGTTAGTCATAGTGTACAAAAAGCGTATTTAAACGGCGGTGAAGGATGTTTAAGCGTAGATGAATCCAAACCAGGATTAGTACATCGAAACTTTAAAGTAACAATACAAGCCTATGATATAAATGGAGATCTATTCAAAAAAAGATTCAAAGGATATCCGGCAATCGTGTTGCAACATGAAATCGATCATTTAAATGGTGTAATGTTCTACGATTATATTAATCAAGAAGATCCATTCAAACCGTTAGAAGATGCAGTTGAAATAAACTAA
- a CDS encoding Cof-type HAD-IIB family hydrolase: MDKKLIFFDIDGTIYDENKEIPESTITAITKLKEKGHIVAIATGRAPYMFKEVIKETGIETFVSLNGQIVVYNGEIIGKHPLNKEELSNIVDKAHENNHPLVFFGETTVYANAESHNDISESLGSLKMDYPEYHNTYYLDHPVYQALIFHGDDEDDKYDNQFNSLKFYRWHLLSRDVVPNDRSKAEGIKELSEKLGFSLSEVIAFGDGPNDIEMISEVGCGVAMGNAVDALKTVCDYETSSVDEDGIYNACIELGLIEE, encoded by the coding sequence TTGGATAAGAAATTAATATTTTTTGATATAGATGGAACAATCTATGATGAAAATAAAGAAATACCCGAATCTACAATTACTGCCATAACAAAATTAAAAGAAAAAGGGCATATAGTCGCTATTGCAACGGGAAGAGCGCCTTACATGTTTAAAGAAGTTATTAAAGAAACTGGAATAGAAACATTTGTTTCATTAAATGGACAAATTGTCGTTTATAACGGAGAAATCATTGGCAAACATCCATTAAATAAAGAAGAATTAAGTAATATAGTAGACAAAGCACATGAAAATAATCATCCGTTAGTATTTTTCGGAGAAACGACTGTTTACGCAAATGCCGAAAGCCATAATGACATATCAGAAAGTTTAGGGTCATTAAAAATGGATTACCCTGAATATCACAATACATATTATCTTGATCATCCAGTTTATCAAGCACTTATTTTTCATGGTGATGATGAAGATGACAAATACGATAATCAATTTAATTCATTAAAATTTTACAGATGGCACCTTCTAAGTAGAGACGTTGTACCGAATGATCGATCAAAAGCAGAAGGAATAAAAGAATTAAGTGAAAAATTAGGATTTTCATTAAGTGAAGTCATAGCATTTGGAGACGGACCTAACGATATCGAAATGATTTCAGAAGTAGGCTGTGGAGTGGCAATGGGGAATGCTGTTGATGCTTTAAAAACAGTTTGTGATTATGAAACATCGTCAGTTGATGAAGATGGCATATACAACGCATGTATAGAATTAGGATTGATAGAAGAATAG
- a CDS encoding DNA-dependent RNA polymerase subunit epsilon produces MSVFKVFFQEDKSEVIVRESTQTKYFEGQTEEEIRKYLTDRNYNIEFVQKLEGAHLDYEKQSDHFKVENI; encoded by the coding sequence ATGTCAGTATTTAAAGTATTTTTTCAAGAAGATAAAAGTGAAGTAATTGTACGTGAAAGTACACAAACAAAGTATTTCGAAGGACAAACTGAAGAAGAAATTAGAAAATATTTAACAGACCGTAATTACAATATCGAATTTGTCCAAAAATTAGAGGGCGCTCATTTAGATTATGAAAAACAATCAGATCACTTCAAAGTGGAGAATATCTAG